The following are from one region of the Juglans regia cultivar Chandler chromosome 10, Walnut 2.0, whole genome shotgun sequence genome:
- the LOC108992733 gene encoding UPF0481 protein At3g47200-like: protein MEQSYGTYFQRNDQNATADQGEQLVIRITQLLENSRSHYLPGECRIYKVPYHLHKLNEEAYTPQVISIGPFHHGNKKFQILEKYKVRYLDDFMRRAKTNPENLVRIVKGSEAAIRQCYAETIELDSDEFVTMILLDAAFIIEYFLRDMFPVQWTDEDKTVIKPWITARMQLDFLLLENQLPFFILNDLYQLVLVTHSIYRPFIKVASCYFRFLNTQNKSSDSNEFNGIIHFVDLIRIFYLPPPGKLSERQPDSRVEKIYCATQLAEAGLTFKKSESQCHLDLKYHGSGVLEIPRFTIDNTTEILARNLMALEQCHYPTKAYVTDYFLLLDFLVDTGKDVALLAQKKILVNGMGDDNATFINNLGTNVLSSSMSTEYRRLCRDIVKFHDRNWNRWKAILKRDYLSTPWRVIATIAAIFLLVFTLTQTICSIISVLQSKRRNL, encoded by the coding sequence ATGGAGCAATCATATGGTACGTATTTTCAACGAAATGATCAAAATGCTACAGCAGATCAAGGGGAACAATTGGTAATTAGAATAACACAACTGTTAGAAAATTCGAGGAGTCACTACTTACCAGGAGAATGTCGTATCTACAAGGTTCCATATCACTTGCACAAATTGAATGAAGAAGCGTACACTCCACAAGTTATTTCCATAGGCCCCTTTCATCACGgcaacaaaaaattccaaatccTGGAAAAATATAAAGTGAGATATCTCGACGATTTTATGAGACGAGCCAAAACAAACCCGGAGAATTTAGTAAGAATTGTAAAAGGCTCGGAAGCAGCAATTCGTCAATGTTATGCAGAAACCATCGAACTTGACAGCGATGAGTTTGTGACAATGATACTCCTTGATGCGGCCTTCATTATTGAGTATTTCTTGAGAGACATGTTCCCAGTGCAATGGACAGATGAGGATAAAACAGTTATAAAGCCGTGGATAACTGCTAGGATGCAATTGGACTTCCTGTTACTTGAAAATCAActtcctttctttattcttaATGATTTATATCAGCTTGTTTTGGTTACTCATAGTATTTACCGTCCCTTCATTAAGGTTGCCTCTTGCTACTTTCGCTTTCTCAACACTCAAAATAAGTCTTCTGATTCTAATGAGTTCAATGGAATaattcattttgttgatttgatCAGAATATTTTATCTACCTCCACCCGGAAAACTATCAGAAAGACAACCTGACAGTAGGGTTGAGAAAATATACTGTGCAACGCAGCTGGCTGAGGCAGGATTGACCTTTAAGAAGAGTGAAAGCCAGTGCCACCTTGACTTAAAATATCATGGAAGCGGAGTGTTGGAAATCCCGCGCTTTACCATTGACAATACCACAGAGATACTTGCTCGAAACCTCATGGCTTTGGAGCAATGTCACTATCCAACAAAAGCATATGTTACTGATTATTTTCTCTTGTTGGATTTCCTTGTTGATACAGGCAAAGATGTGGCTTTACTTGCTCAAAAGAAGATCCTTGTTAATGGGATGGGTGACGACAATGCAACTTTTATCAATAATCTAGGCACAAATGTCCTATCTTCATCCATGAGCACTGAGTATCGCCGTCTTTGTAGAGATATAGTCAAGTTCCATGATAGAAATTGGAATCGTTGGAAGGCTATCTTGAAACGTGATTATTTAAGTACTCCTTGGAGAGTAATTGCCACCATTGCTGCTATTTTCTTGTTGGTGTTCACTTTAACGCAAACTATATGCTCTATTATCTCAGTGTTACAATCAAAGAGGAGGAATCTGTAA